The DNA sequence tatatcgaatttgaattaaaataattaattattatgttttttttaaaaaatatatataatgtagtGGCACTTTTggtgtgtcactatatctctaaaaatattaataaaaaagaaaaaaaaaagaaaaataggatATAGTGACACTCCATGTAAGTGGCTGTTGCTTTTCTAGTCTGACAAAACATAACACTGTACCCCTATAGTGACGCGTAGACACTGAGGGCAAAAGCATTCAGTGACACGTTTGGAGCGTCACTAAAAACTGCTTTTCCAGTCAGcctcattagtgacgcgcgttgaagtgtcactatagACTTTTAGAGTTAcgcaatgtgtgtcactaaaacccaATTTTCTAGTAGTGATAGTTATTGTACCCTTCTACTCGCTTtagttaaatatgtttattttatatacgTTGCTTAAAATAAAAGATTGAGAATGTTTATTTATAATACTCTCAAATTTggaaattttaagttttttgtttttttttttgcatgttttgatATTTCTATCTTGTACGTGTACGTAAATATATCGTTGACCGCTGTGTGAAATGTGAATAAGAAACAAAACCAAATAATGTGTTAAAAGGTGTGCCCTCATCCTAACCTAACTTATTCAGAATTTTATTTGCTCgacacaaaataattaatacacCCAAGTTAtgcttaaaataatttaattcttttttaGTGCAATTTACAGCaaaatcattttatattttaatttttatatatttaatttcttttagcAAAATctctttatgtttatttttctttgtaaatttgacacgccaattaaatattaccgttaaatatcaaCTAGATGACTACTGTATACACCtgtgtatatataaaatctcaAAGTCGATATAGTAGTAATCCACTTGGTATTTAATCGTAATATCTAactgaaactttaaatttacaaaaaaaagtaAACTTAAAGAGATTTTGCTATAAAAAAAgagttaaatgtataaaaatgaaaacataAGGAAGTTTTACCGTAAATTTCTCTTttcttatgaagaaaaaaaatttcattaatcaacaacacaaatatacaaatatatagatCCTCACAAAACTCTTCTCATCTTCTTTCAATTTCTTTTgagtaaaaatactaattttatttactATATCCCTTTTATCATATCTACAATTGCATTTATTCTATGAGAGTATTTGTTATAAAAACAAATATTTCTATGTTAAGCCAAATATGTATAGTAAATTGTAGTAGAAAAAGTTGCTGCCACAATCACAGCCTTAACTCTCCCTGTTCATATCTTCAATCCAACAACTCCAATCTCTAAACCTTAAGGACCAATTGTTAATTGTTGGTTAGTTATGGTTGGTTGAGTTTTTTAGTTAATAAAAGGCTGTTAGTTGTTACTGGTGTATTGATTTGTCTGTTACTGGTTTTGTTCTGGTTTTTTAGTCATTTGCTTCAGTTGTATATAAGCTCAGTTGAGCTTAATTGTATGTTTTGAGATTCAATCAATAAAGATTTCGTTCTCCACTCCTAAAGctaaaatggtatcagagccaagaaACTCTTAAGCTCTTCCTCTGTTCTTCTctgttcttctcttcttctcttcccaTCTCTGCATCTGTTGTGTCCCAGCTGCCATGGCAAGAGGAGGAGGAGCTCAGACTCGAAATGCTTCCAGTTGTGACAACGATTCTGGTAACAATAATCGTTTTTCCGCATTAGATCAAGCTACTCGATATGACGATCCACGAAGCCCTTATTATCTATCGCACATAGACCATCCTAGTGCCATGCTCGTTGCAAAAGTTCTTACTGGAAGTGAGAACTATGGATCTTGGAAGAGATCGATGATGGTGGCCTTAGCTGCAAGGAACAAAATGAAGTTCGTTGATGGTAGATTGCCTAAACCAGATGAGGAAGACGAAGACCACGAATCTTGGTGCAGATTTAACAATTTTATCATTTCTTGGATATTGAAAGTTGTATCCAGTGAAATAGGAGACAACATCATGTACCATGATAATGCTTCCACCATCTGGTCTGAACTGCAAGAAAGATTCAATTAAAAGAAATGCCCCTCGTGTTTTTGAGGCTAAACGTGCAATGAATCTCCTTAATCAAGAATCGAGTAGTGTGACTTCATACTTTACCAAGTTAAAAACCCTATGGGATTTGATTCAAGAACATAGACCGCCACCTGTTTGTACTTGTGGGGCTATGAAAGTGATACAGAAGTACCAAGAAGAAGACAAAGTCCTTGAATTTCTTGttggtttaaatgaatcatacAGTCTTGCTAGGTCTCAAGTGTTAATGCAAGAACCCCTTCCAGGAATCAATAAGGCTTATGCCTCAATCATTCAAGAAGAAAGTCAAAGAGGCATTACTAATCTTCAAATTGAATCCCAGAAATCGGGTTCAGAGGTTGCTGGTGAGTTTGCTGGAGGAGttcatgttggaatttattttaccaggatcttagatctactcacaagtatgttgtttaacaccctaaatatgactaaaacgataattaaacacatataaagttaagaaaaccttacattggtagcagcggaataatgtctccttccactcagatctctaacccttgtatcctttctgtcgcagagtattatcaagatctgagcccgaatgtccttctctttgtgtgtgatccttcacagtcttccaatctatgattgaggtaccgcttgctgtgtgtgggcaccactctatcactaaggtttcgaaattgtgaagaggaaaagagagagagatagggtaggctatagagagagagagagagagagagagagagagagagagagagagagagagagagagagagagagagagagagagagagagagagagagagagagagagagagagagagagagagagagagagagagagagagagagagagagagagagagagagagagagagagagagagagagagagagagagagagagagagagagagagagagagagagagagagagagagagagaaagtggaaggctcagtttttctgaaaaaggaAATCTTTGATTTTCTGACAAAAAGCTTATTTTTGACCGAGCCATCACTTTCtgtttataggcaactactagatttaggttagtaattatttggcattaaaataatgaaaatgttaattggaaaaagctcactgaagtggccggccataggtgttaatgggtctcacttggattttgcagttttcataatttttatttctattttctcaaaaacgccaattttccaactctaaccatttaaatgccaaaactaattatttaataagtaaaatagattaataaataatattatcatttaatataattattaattagacatatagagtctcttaattaataaataaacctagaatctcttttctttacaatttcacccctgcttagtgaaaattcaaaaattagacatagtctaactttagaattttaattgattaataataaatcaattattgagtcttacaagcagtatggtctcaactagaatggggaccatggatctatatgctgagcttccaataagtgaaccgaatttactaagtaaatccctacttattaaattttgttgaatccactcttagaacttagaattgcactctcagatttatatagagcattctatatgtttcacgatatagatatgctatctcatttaaccattgttataatcttaatgtgatcaaagatcctctatatagatgatttacatcgagatgagataattttaccgttttcacccctcaatgtatttggccccttaaaacacttagctacctgtaaatgatgttttagtgacctaagaaatagtcactgaaacaagagctcatccatttacttctaattagctaagctcgaagggaatcatcacttgacttctatacaccagtagaagctatagattccatatttatgttcagcgctcctactcaatcatactatcatgttcccaaaatatacgtatcaccctgacccaaaagtaggcttaactaataaatcaaagaatatgaatagcactcctgagttgagcctaagcatcaggatttagattcttttaatctaagatcaactactgatattgacttggaaagatacaacggtaagtttataatatcttaactaagttcaatatcggtccagtccaatgtatactccatacattcgaaactagtatactttaccaatgtcctggaaagaacataacacttactccaagtgtaagtacacatcatcgttgattatcacatcagtgtaaatccaaaacactgatgaaatagggacttagtcttttgaaacatataatcacaatcacattccactgtgctgacaatactgtaattgtgaataaatatatgttctggacttaacagattttgtgtatatatatattaaacatattaaaccataagcgtgtataattcatgcaaacataaatcactttaaatttcttatattgataactaatcaaattgtaaagggttttatttagggcacaaaatctaACAGTTCAATCTCAAAGATCCAAGTTATTTTGCAATCATTGTGGAATTAATGGACACACCATGTCTAGATGCTATAAAATTCATGGCTATCCACTGAGGCATAGGTTACATGATAGATTTCCTAacaaaaatggtgaaaattctCAGAGTAGAACAACACAAGGAAAGCCAGCAGCAAACATGTCTGAAACACATAATGACATCAATGAAGGAGGACCTGGAGTTAATCAAGATCCTTTAGCTGGTCTTTCCCTCAGCCAATGTCAGAAAATTATGGCCATGCTTGCATAAAAATTCCACACAGAGAATACTGCACCTTCCAATCAGCCCCTTGTGTCGAATTTTTCTGGTAAGACTGATcttattcataaaaataaatgCATTATTGATACAGGTGCCACTCATCATGTTTGTCCAAACATTGATTTGTTTACCAATACTTGTCACAAACATATTCTATCTACTATTACTCTTCCTGATGGTACCAAGAAAAAAATTTCTTGCACTGGTACTGTTATAATTTCCTCTAAAATTGTCCTTGttaatgttctatatgttccagaTTTTAAATACAGCCTAATGTCTATTGCAACCTTAATGTCTTCAGCTAATTGCTCTTTCATGTTTCATGATGATTCTTGTATCATTCAGGACACCAAGAAGAAGAAGGTTATTGGGAAGGGTGAAAGACATGGAgaccttttctttttaaaatctTATTATAGTGCCTCTGTTTTTTGCTTTTTCTGATTCTACTATAAGTGTTGACACTTTGTGGCATTATAGACTTTGCCACCCTTCTTGTATCAAAGAATTTCCCTTGAATAAAGAGTTGAATTTTTCTCAACCCACTTCTCCCAATTTTCATTGCTCAAAATGTCATTATGCTAAACAAAAGAAACTTCCTTTCATTTCCAATCATAATATAGCTAAAACATGTTTTGAGCTTATTCATATAGATATATGTGGGCCATACCACACTATGACACATGATGGTTTCAAATATTTTCTCACTATAGTTGATGATTGTTCTAGATACACTTGGATTCATTTACTTAAGCACAAATCTGAAGCTAAATCTGTCAAACCTGCCTTTATTAAGTTGGTACCAACTCAGTACAATGCTACAATAAAAGGTTTTAGGTCTGACAATGCTAAAGAGCTTCAATTTGTGGATTTGTTTAAATCCTTGGGTATTGTTCATTATCATGCTTGTGTGCAAAGACCACAACAGAATTCTGTTGTGGAAAGAAAACATCAACACCTTTTGAATGTTTCTAGAGCTCTCTTATTTCAGTCTTATATTCCCTTGATTTATTGGGGTGAGTGGGTTAGCATGGCCACTTACCTCATTAATTGAATTCCTACTCCAAATTTAGGCAACAAGTCTccatttgaaattttaaatcataAAGCACCAGCATATAATCATCTTAAACCTTTTGGGTGTCTTGACTATGCCTCTACCTTAAGCCAAAACTGGTCTAAGTTTTCTCCTAGAGTCGTGTCATGTATTTTTCTAGGATACCCCATGGGAATGAAAGCCTACCGATTATTGAATCTTGAAACCAACATTTTCTTTTGCTTTAGAGATATTTAATTTCAAGAATACATTTTTCCTTTTGTTACTAATGAGGGATTGCCTGCCCATTATGAAAATTTTTCCATGCTGTCCCTAATGTTGTTGATACTCCAGGTTCATCTCAGGATCTGTTTTTTGGTGTTCCAAAACCTGATCCACCACCCAATACACCTGCTACACAGGTTTGTGACCCTGTTGATGCTACGCACCAGAATTCGAGTTCTCCTACTGTTGTAACAGATGTTACTGCTGCACCAGATGCTGAGAACATCTCTCCTTCCATTTCAGCACCTGTTCCTTCCTCATCTAGACCTATTGGACAGATTAAAAGGCCCTTGTACCTTCAAGATTATCATTGCTTCTTaactaataagtcatcttattTGAATTCTTACCATAATTTTAACACTACTGTCCATTGCTTATCTCATGTTCTTGATTACTCCAGGCTGTCTCCTACCTTCAAGGCTTTCATTTGCTCTATCTCGAGTCATTATGAGCCTCAATATTATCATGAAGTTGCTGGTACTCCTGAGTGGGATAATGCAATGGACATTGAAATTGAGGCACTTGAAAGGAATGGTACTTGGATTGTTGTTAGTTTAGCAACCCATCAACATGCTATTGgttgtaagtgggtttacaaaaTCAAATATAATGTTGATGGGTCTGTGGAAAGATTCAAAGCTAGGTTGGTTGCTAAGGGCtacaaccaacaagaaggcATTGATTACTCTGACACTTTTGCTCCTGTCACCAAGTTGGTCACAGTCAAGCTAA is a window from the Cannabis sativa cultivar Pink pepper isolate KNU-18-1 chromosome 1, ASM2916894v1, whole genome shotgun sequence genome containing:
- the LOC133030019 gene encoding uncharacterized protein LOC133030019 yields the protein MARGGGAQTRNASSCDNDSGNNNRFSALDQATRYDDPRSPYYLSHIDHPSAMLVAKVLTGSENYGSWKRSMMVALAARNKMKFVDGRLPKPDEEDEDHESWCRFNNFIISWILKVVSSEIGDNIMYHDNASTIWSELQERFN